A genomic region of Raphanus sativus cultivar WK10039 chromosome 6, ASM80110v3, whole genome shotgun sequence contains the following coding sequences:
- the LOC130496673 gene encoding uncharacterized protein LOC130496673, giving the protein MEVVPKRWRRRVLQIRKGDSRNFNFMDIIFSIFSKQVLGLALVLYSLWFFISFMRMCTHVGSKVLLVLSYLFACFSAMLNFKLYQRNKNGFFYYWYWWFSVILISVSTHVYSELFGILDKGWTVFVIKKVYWLWWTLFMALVGDQWLCWVSLNHTRTMFLVSVFFWLLDGLLLLHCIDHEKWYWNKITGWRFFIMAAKVVGLNHSFGRMVLNWFMVGDWYRWNIWTREVYGTQQIRYVLWILKLIKLSCDGVQRDHLEATEDKRWNIINSNDLLSLVSWCFAYVNGSVDMSHTNHKVTVEPVENGGFLKRIGHMIQDRFGPGDLKYGLNLIFMETKSVQRWHWHKGQKMRYLAFRMEINRGSLSPQFSARWGYGFLRQGINWFVRLLKFNEASSSIVGNGYCLICVYLLGEYVQNQDEWSGQFVCADKRKRLCDTWGIGEILDIVDHSVKDMMWLTNIMEKDSRISQDFDWQGFLLFCRMRSFGASVNVAALQGSDGVFINYGLVGFGKWTGWWINEKISATNPDTVQNGKIYEGVYNGIVDYVQWILYWIRDYYGLHQAYVLITRKSKIIYFNESS; this is encoded by the coding sequence ATGGAGGTGGTGCCAAAAAGATGGAGGAGAAGGGTACTTCAAATCCGAAAGGGGGACAGCAGAAACTTTAATTTTATGGATATCATCTTCTCAATATTCAGTAAGCAGGTCCTGGGTTTGGCGTTAGTTCTTTATAGCCTTTGGTTTTTCATAAGCTTCATGCGCATGTGTACTCACGTTGGGTCTAAGGTCTTGTTGGTTTTATCATATCTGTTTGCATGTTTTTCTGCAATGcttaatttcaaattatatCAAAGGAATAAAAATGGATTCTTTTATTATTGGTACTGGTGGTTCTCAGTGATTCTTATTAGCGTTTCCACTCATGTTTATTCTGAGCTTTTTGGTATTTTGGATAAGGGTTGGACTGTATTTGTGATCAAAAAGGTTTATTGGTTATGGTGGACACTGTTTATGGCTTTGGTTGGAGATCAATGGCTGTGTTGGGTCTCTTTAAACCACACACGGACCATGTTTCTGGTCTCTGTGTTTTTTTGGCTGTTGGATGGCCTTCTTTTGCTTCATTGTATTGACCATGAGAAATGGTATTGGAATAAAATAACTGGATGGAGGTTTTTTATTATGGCAGCAAAGGTAGTAGGATTAAATCACAGTTTTGGCAGGATGGTTTTAAATTGGTTTATGGTTGGTGACTGGTATCGATGGAATATATGGACAAGAGAGGTATATGGTACACAACAAATAAGGTATGTCCTTtggattttaaaattgataaaactGAGTTGTGATGGGGTACAAAGAGATCATTTGGAAGCAACAGAGGACAAACGATGGAATATAATAAACTCGAATGATCTACTAAGCCTGGTGTCTTGGTGTTTTGCATATGTTAATGGTAGTGTGGATATGAGTCATACGAATCACAAAGTGACCGTTGAACCAGTTGAGAATGGGGGTTTTCTTAAACGCATAGGACATATGATTCAGGACCGGTTTGGACCAGGAGATTTGAAGTATGGTCTGAATTTAATTTTCATGGAAACAAAAAGTGTGCAACGATGGCATTGGCATAAGGGACAAAAAATGAGGTATTTGGCTTTCAGAATGGAAATTAATAGGGGTTCATTATCTCCACAATTCTCAGCTAGGTGGGGTTATGGGTTTTTGAGGCAAGGAATCAATTGGTTTGTCCGGCTTTTAAAATTCAACGAAGCTAGCAGCTCAATTGTGGGGAATGGGTACTGTCTTATTTGTGTTTATCTTCTAGGAGAGTATGTACAGAATCAGGATGAATGGTCCGGTCAGTTTGTTTGTGCTGACAAACGAAAACGTTTATGTGATACTTGGGGGATAGGGGAAATTTTGGATATCGTTGATCATAGTGTAAAGGATATGATGTGGCTTACGAACATAATGGAGAAAGATTCACGGATCAGTCAAGATTTTGATTGGCAAGGGTTCCTACTTTTCTGCAGGATGAGAAGTTTTGGAGCTTCTGTTAACGTCGCAGCGTTACAAGGTAGCGACGGTGTTTTTATTAACTATGGtctggtgggttttggtaaatGGACGGGCTGGTGGATAAATGAAAAGATCTCAGCTACTAATCCAGATACAGTACAAAA